In a single window of the Hoyosella subflava DQS3-9A1 genome:
- a CDS encoding Rv1157c family protein, which produces MLRTRKVRNAVAALTISVAAVLAMPGSVTAQNPPPIPPDLNFLEILPAIIGSAVQGPKSGVEARDELLDTLGGLLSQPGVPKEMAVGAERIVSFISAPEPGSPGGPAIPTDGPPISQFLYPTMGFDCLGAGQNSIATALAVSGPQALPLPGPKRREAAFVFTALGTGGATDHKPHDPLTVSWLNLDTNRAGSAQLDRSAGINPDGPATLTAIERTGSGRVIATIHGSMTHAGPSGHTTCGFAPTVGLLTVE; this is translated from the coding sequence GTGCTTCGAACCCGCAAAGTGCGTAATGCAGTGGCGGCGCTGACCATCTCCGTTGCCGCAGTTCTGGCTATGCCGGGATCGGTTACGGCACAAAACCCGCCGCCCATTCCCCCCGATCTCAATTTCCTCGAGATTCTGCCCGCCATCATCGGGTCAGCTGTGCAAGGTCCCAAATCCGGAGTCGAGGCTCGTGATGAACTCCTCGACACTCTCGGCGGCCTTCTCTCCCAGCCTGGCGTACCGAAAGAAATGGCGGTAGGGGCCGAGCGGATTGTGTCGTTCATCAGCGCACCCGAACCCGGCTCACCCGGCGGCCCCGCAATCCCCACGGACGGGCCACCGATTTCCCAGTTCCTTTATCCCACCATGGGGTTTGACTGCCTTGGCGCTGGCCAGAATTCGATCGCGACGGCGCTCGCGGTATCCGGCCCCCAAGCGTTGCCGCTCCCCGGCCCGAAGCGCCGGGAGGCAGCTTTCGTCTTCACAGCTCTGGGCACTGGCGGTGCCACCGATCACAAGCCGCATGACCCGCTGACGGTTTCATGGCTCAACCTCGACACCAACCGGGCAGGCTCCGCCCAGCTCGACCGCTCGGCCGGAATCAACCCAGACGGCCCGGCAACCCTCACCGCGATCGAGCGAACCGGTAGCGGTCGCGTCATCGCGACGATCCATGGAAGCATGACCCACGCCGGACCCAGTGGTCACACGACGTGCGGATTTGCCCCAACAGTCGGCTTGCTGACCGTTGAGTAG
- the mshB gene encoding N-acetyl-1-D-myo-inositol-2-amino-2-deoxy-alpha-D-glucopyranoside deacetylase, with the protein MSIETRRVMFVHAHPDDETLITGGTIARCLREGAEVQVVTCTLGEEGEVIGDEYALLCSGEADQLGGYRILELTRALEALSAAAPGPTVRPTFLGGAGRFRDSGMADMPSSKNPRAFVNADIARVAATLSELICAFRPHVVVTYDPDGTYGHPDHIRVHAVTHAAIDHAAATEWDVPKLYWAVVGREFARTATEALRDIPAGWDDSPESGLGRYPDGAITTRIDVTCVLEEKRSAMRAHATQVSVSRDGQCYALSNSIVQPILAEEQFVLVRVSSQAAPAPPGGGGDETDLFAGL; encoded by the coding sequence ATGAGCATAGAGACGCGGCGTGTGATGTTCGTACATGCGCATCCCGATGACGAGACTCTGATTACCGGGGGAACGATTGCGCGCTGCCTTCGTGAGGGCGCAGAGGTGCAGGTGGTGACCTGCACCCTCGGTGAGGAGGGTGAGGTGATCGGCGACGAGTACGCGTTGCTCTGTTCCGGCGAAGCCGATCAGCTAGGTGGCTACCGCATCCTTGAACTGACACGGGCTCTTGAAGCGCTGAGCGCGGCGGCACCTGGCCCCACCGTGAGACCGACTTTTCTGGGCGGCGCTGGGAGGTTCAGGGATTCAGGGATGGCCGACATGCCGTCGAGCAAGAATCCCCGCGCCTTCGTGAATGCCGACATCGCTCGTGTGGCGGCCACCCTCTCTGAACTGATCTGTGCGTTCAGGCCCCATGTTGTGGTCACATACGACCCTGACGGGACATATGGGCACCCCGACCACATTCGGGTACACGCTGTCACTCACGCGGCGATTGACCACGCGGCCGCGACGGAATGGGATGTCCCCAAGCTGTACTGGGCAGTCGTCGGCAGGGAATTCGCACGGACAGCCACCGAAGCTCTTCGCGACATCCCAGCGGGCTGGGACGACTCCCCGGAAAGCGGACTGGGCAGATACCCAGACGGGGCGATCACAACAAGGATCGACGTCACCTGCGTACTGGAGGAGAAACGCAGCGCTATGCGCGCGCATGCGACGCAGGTATCGGTGAGCCGGGACGGCCAGTGTTACGCGTTGTCCAACAGTATCGTCCAGCCGATACTGGCCGAGGAGCAGTTTGTGCTGGTCAGAGTGAGTTCACAAGCCGCCCCCGCGCCGCCCGGCGGCGGCGGGGATGAAACTGACCTGTTCGCCGGACTGTGA
- a CDS encoding thiamine ABC transporter substrate-binding protein — protein MTSAQCNRARRRFSILSLFVLVPALSGCTVLGGGEDERGDDTVVLLTHDSFTLPAELLEQFREDSGIRIDHRAQGDAGELVTSLVLTQDNPLGDVVFGVDNTFASRAVDADVFADYEPSISVPDDLRYPNSLALTPIDYGDVCLNIDTRYFAERGIAEPETLDDLLSDEYENMTVVQNPATSSPGLAFLLATIEEYGEEGWQDYWTSLRDNGVSVADGWTQAYYVDFSGSEGAGPRPIVVSYASSPPAEAGPDGAAPTTSALAETCFRQVEYAGVLAGASNPDGAEQVIEFLLSADVQSAFPENMYVFPAVEGTPLPEAFDLYAPKPDAPITMDPAKIGANRDAWITQWRDIVLG, from the coding sequence ATGACATCGGCTCAGTGCAACCGCGCGCGGCGCAGGTTCAGCATCCTGTCACTGTTTGTGCTTGTGCCTGCGCTTTCGGGGTGTACGGTCCTCGGCGGCGGCGAGGATGAGCGAGGGGACGACACCGTCGTCCTGCTCACTCACGACTCCTTTACTCTCCCTGCCGAGTTGCTCGAGCAGTTCAGGGAGGACTCAGGAATCCGGATTGATCACCGCGCGCAGGGCGACGCCGGTGAACTGGTGACGAGTCTGGTACTGACCCAGGACAATCCACTCGGCGACGTCGTGTTCGGCGTTGACAACACTTTCGCCTCACGTGCAGTGGACGCCGATGTCTTCGCGGACTATGAACCGTCGATCAGCGTGCCCGACGACCTGCGCTACCCGAATTCTCTGGCGCTCACGCCAATCGACTACGGCGACGTCTGCCTGAACATCGACACTCGCTACTTCGCTGAACGGGGTATCGCAGAGCCTGAAACCCTTGATGACCTGCTGTCAGATGAATACGAGAATATGACGGTCGTGCAAAACCCCGCGACGTCTTCGCCGGGCCTCGCCTTCCTGCTAGCGACCATCGAGGAGTACGGCGAAGAGGGGTGGCAGGATTACTGGACCAGCTTGCGCGACAACGGCGTCAGTGTCGCCGACGGCTGGACGCAGGCTTACTATGTGGACTTCTCCGGCTCCGAAGGGGCAGGTCCCCGGCCGATTGTCGTTTCCTACGCGTCGTCTCCGCCCGCGGAAGCCGGACCGGATGGTGCCGCACCAACGACGAGTGCACTCGCAGAAACGTGCTTCCGGCAGGTCGAATATGCCGGGGTGCTTGCGGGCGCAAGCAACCCGGACGGTGCAGAACAAGTGATCGAGTTCCTGCTCAGCGCGGACGTGCAGAGCGCGTTCCCCGAAAACATGTACGTCTTTCCGGCCGTGGAGGGCACACCGTTGCCGGAAGCTTTCGACCTATATGCGCCGAAACCCGATGCGCCCATAACGATGGACCCCGCAAAGATCGGAGCCAACCGGGACGCATGGATCACGCAGTGGCGTGACATTGTGCTGGGATGA
- a CDS encoding NUDIX domain-containing protein: MSDERFSGHAGEDHAQEVAAAAIISAGSILLAQRTYPEELAGLWELPGGKVHDGELPAEALRRELEEELGVTTAIGPRIGVDVHLAATGADSERYVLRAYLVQLIAGEPRPLEHADIRWFTVGELRDADLVPNDRVWIDDLVRSMREHV; this comes from the coding sequence ATGTCTGATGAACGATTCTCCGGGCATGCAGGTGAGGATCACGCCCAGGAGGTGGCGGCGGCGGCCATCATCTCGGCGGGATCAATCCTGCTGGCACAACGTACTTACCCGGAGGAGCTCGCCGGTCTGTGGGAGCTGCCTGGGGGCAAAGTCCATGACGGGGAGTTGCCCGCCGAAGCGCTGCGGCGGGAACTGGAGGAAGAACTCGGGGTAACAACCGCGATCGGCCCGCGCATCGGTGTGGACGTCCACCTTGCGGCTACAGGTGCCGACAGCGAAAGGTACGTGCTGCGCGCCTACCTGGTGCAGCTGATCGCAGGTGAGCCGCGGCCGCTAGAGCATGCCGATATCCGGTGGTTCACCGTAGGAGAACTGCGTGACGCTGATCTCGTGCCGAACGATCGGGTCTGGATCGACGATCTGGTCAGATCGATGAGGGAGCATGTGTGA
- a CDS encoding 4a-hydroxytetrahydrobiopterin dehydratase, with amino-acid sequence MAHVLEDKDVDTALEALDGWSRSGTAISRTITLPSFPRAIAFVSAVAEVAEDKNHHPDIDIRWRKVTFTCSTHSEGGITQLDLDLARTINDLAAEQD; translated from the coding sequence ATGGCACACGTACTCGAGGACAAGGACGTAGACACTGCCCTGGAAGCTCTGGACGGGTGGAGTCGTTCCGGCACAGCTATCAGCAGGACCATCACCCTTCCCAGCTTTCCCCGCGCCATCGCGTTCGTGAGTGCGGTTGCGGAAGTGGCGGAGGACAAGAACCATCATCCCGACATTGACATCAGGTGGCGCAAAGTCACTTTCACGTGCAGCACACACTCCGAAGGCGGAATTACCCAGCTCGATCTTGATTTGGCCCGCACGATCAACGACCTCGCCGCAGAGCAGGACTGA
- a CDS encoding ABC transporter family substrate-binding protein, producing MPVLAAGSAAVVLAITSCTASPPPPIESTGTVTPTAAPPAEMTNEVVVAIDDIGLGFNPHLLSHLSPVSRAVADLVLPSPFRPVHDPAVAGGVAWEPDPSLIVSADVIDDETGELPFTVEYVLRNEAQWSDAAPIAAEDFQYLWRQMTTQPGVVDPAGYDLIESITSSSGGKTVNVRFTEPYPAWRELFTYLLPAHLIKDSPGGFDAGLTDTIPVSGSRFHIDRVDRGRDDIRLERNDRFWGVPAQLDQIHLRRGGTSAQIADTLRSQDAQIADVHGGGALQAQLSAIAGLETARSYQTRSLQLVLNTRVTPLDSADVRTALLSFLDPDVLATVGGGGAATVAPDQAQILPPSSPAYVSTAPARWRYEDALIALNSAGYEMVDGVLREGGIPTGPALTIVIGVPSGDEAARAVANTAADQLRQVGVRPRVTQMAPARLYGEALSGGEVDAVVGWVQAGYDPATVLASRWACPPPAPADEAPSLDGQESNDPAESDDRTSSRDVARAPSNLSGACVPELAGLIDSVLTGRQDIRDVLPGIESQLWQLGAVLPILQDVTLLAVTDSVAGVQLDVPVPVGVFTSASEWVRLPE from the coding sequence ATGCCGGTTCTTGCTGCCGGTAGTGCTGCGGTGGTGCTCGCGATCACGAGTTGTACCGCGAGTCCGCCGCCGCCAATCGAGAGTACGGGCACTGTCACTCCCACGGCGGCGCCCCCGGCCGAGATGACAAACGAGGTTGTCGTGGCTATCGACGACATTGGCCTCGGGTTCAATCCGCATCTGCTTTCACACCTTTCGCCGGTGAGCCGTGCAGTCGCCGACTTGGTGCTACCGAGTCCATTCCGGCCGGTACATGATCCCGCAGTGGCCGGTGGAGTGGCGTGGGAGCCGGATCCGTCGCTGATCGTCTCAGCCGATGTGATCGACGACGAGACTGGCGAATTGCCATTCACGGTTGAATACGTCCTCCGCAACGAGGCGCAATGGTCCGATGCAGCACCCATTGCCGCGGAGGACTTTCAGTATCTATGGCGCCAGATGACCACCCAGCCGGGTGTCGTCGACCCCGCCGGATACGACCTGATCGAGTCGATCACCTCGTCTTCCGGCGGAAAAACGGTAAACGTCCGCTTCACGGAGCCGTACCCTGCTTGGCGCGAACTATTCACGTACCTGCTGCCAGCGCATCTGATCAAGGATTCGCCGGGTGGTTTTGACGCAGGCCTCACCGATACCATCCCGGTGTCTGGGTCACGCTTCCACATTGACCGAGTCGATCGAGGACGCGACGACATCCGATTAGAGCGCAACGACCGGTTCTGGGGTGTTCCTGCGCAACTCGACCAGATTCACTTGCGGCGCGGTGGAACCTCGGCACAGATCGCCGACACCCTGCGCAGCCAAGACGCACAGATCGCCGACGTGCATGGCGGCGGCGCACTCCAGGCACAGCTTTCCGCGATTGCCGGCCTTGAGACTGCTCGCAGCTACCAGACCCGGTCGCTGCAACTCGTCCTGAATACCCGCGTCACGCCGTTAGACAGCGCCGATGTTCGCACCGCGCTCCTCAGTTTTCTCGATCCGGATGTGCTCGCCACAGTTGGCGGAGGCGGAGCGGCGACGGTCGCACCGGATCAGGCGCAAATCCTGCCGCCCTCCTCGCCCGCATACGTCTCCACCGCGCCGGCGCGGTGGAGGTATGAAGACGCGCTCATCGCGCTGAACAGTGCTGGGTACGAGATGGTCGACGGGGTTCTCCGCGAAGGCGGCATCCCTACCGGGCCTGCGCTGACGATCGTTATCGGCGTACCGTCCGGTGATGAAGCAGCACGTGCGGTTGCCAATACGGCTGCCGACCAGCTCCGGCAGGTCGGTGTGCGGCCGCGCGTGACCCAAATGGCACCGGCTCGGCTATATGGCGAAGCGCTCAGCGGCGGTGAGGTTGACGCCGTTGTGGGCTGGGTGCAGGCGGGATACGATCCGGCGACAGTCCTAGCGTCTAGGTGGGCCTGCCCGCCACCCGCGCCAGCCGATGAAGCGCCCAGCCTTGACGGCCAGGAATCCAACGATCCAGCTGAAAGTGACGACCGTACGTCCTCGCGGGACGTGGCGCGCGCGCCGAGCAACCTCTCGGGTGCCTGTGTCCCAGAGCTCGCCGGCCTCATTGATTCAGTCCTTACCGGTCGTCAGGATATCCGTGATGTTTTGCCAGGCATTGAATCTCAACTGTGGCAGCTTGGCGCGGTCCTGCCGATCTTGCAGGACGTCACCCTACTCGCGGTAACCGATTCGGTGGCGGGAGTCCAACTCGATGTGCCGGTGCCTGTCGGGGTGTTCACTTCCGCTTCTGAATGGGTCAGGCTTCCCGAATGA
- the typA gene encoding translational GTPase TypA: MTLASFRDVSVVPTLVLPGQASPPRTGAFVSSSSADFRNAAFRNIAIVAHVDHGKTTLVDAMLRQSGAFAERAELVERVMDSGDLEREKGITILAKNTAVRRTNPDGSEVVINVIDTPGHADFGGEVERGLSMVDAVVLLVDASEGPLPQTRFVLRKALEAALPVILVVNKTDRPDARIAEVVDEVHDLLLDLASDLENEQAAAAAEHALELPVVYACARSGKASMTAPADGEEPDSPDIQPLFDLLLDYVPAPQADPEAPLQAHVTNLDASSFLGRIALVRIHNGRMRKGQTVAWLRGNGDVKQVRLTELLRTEGVTRVPAEVAEAGDVVAVAGIEDIMIGDTLAAPDNPVALPRITVDEPAISVTMGTNTSPLSGRNGGTKLTARMLKARLDQELIGNVSLRVLPTERPDTWEVQGRGELALAILVETMRREGYEMTVGKPQVVTRVVDGKLHEPYEALTTDAPEEYLGAITQLMAARKGRMEHMTNHGQGWVRMEFIVPARGLIGFRTAFLTETRGTGIANSHSSGYAPWAGEIRSRHTGSLVSDRAGAVTSYALLQLQDRGTFFVEPGDACYEGMVIGENPRAEDLDVNITKEKKLTNMRSSTGDELERLQRATRLDLEGALEFCAGDECVEVGPDVVRVRKVVLGGTERARERSRAKARDNAVT; the protein is encoded by the coding sequence ATGACTCTCGCGTCGTTCCGGGACGTGTCGGTGGTCCCGACGCTCGTACTGCCGGGACAGGCCAGCCCACCACGTACAGGAGCTTTTGTGTCGTCGTCTAGTGCGGATTTCCGCAACGCCGCCTTCCGGAACATCGCTATCGTCGCCCACGTCGACCATGGCAAGACGACACTGGTCGACGCGATGCTGCGCCAGTCAGGCGCTTTCGCTGAGCGCGCCGAGCTCGTGGAACGAGTCATGGACTCGGGCGATCTGGAGCGCGAGAAGGGCATCACCATTCTCGCGAAGAACACTGCGGTTCGCCGGACTAACCCCGACGGCTCTGAGGTCGTCATCAACGTCATCGACACTCCCGGCCACGCGGATTTCGGCGGTGAGGTCGAACGCGGGCTCTCGATGGTGGACGCGGTCGTGCTGCTCGTCGATGCGAGTGAAGGGCCCCTGCCCCAGACTCGATTCGTGTTGCGGAAGGCCCTCGAAGCGGCACTCCCCGTCATCCTCGTGGTGAACAAAACTGACCGTCCTGACGCGCGCATCGCTGAGGTCGTCGACGAGGTCCACGATCTCCTGCTCGATCTCGCCAGCGACCTCGAGAATGAGCAAGCTGCAGCTGCGGCTGAGCACGCGCTTGAGCTTCCCGTGGTGTACGCGTGCGCACGCAGTGGCAAGGCAAGCATGACTGCTCCCGCGGACGGTGAGGAACCGGATTCACCGGATATCCAGCCGCTGTTCGACCTCCTCCTTGACTACGTTCCCGCGCCGCAGGCGGATCCTGAGGCTCCGCTGCAGGCGCACGTCACCAACCTCGACGCGTCCTCATTCCTGGGCCGCATCGCGCTTGTCCGTATCCACAACGGCCGCATGCGCAAAGGCCAGACCGTCGCCTGGCTGCGCGGAAACGGTGACGTCAAGCAGGTGCGGCTGACGGAACTGCTGCGAACCGAAGGCGTGACCCGCGTGCCCGCCGAGGTGGCCGAGGCGGGCGACGTCGTCGCCGTCGCCGGCATCGAAGACATCATGATCGGCGATACGCTCGCTGCACCGGACAATCCGGTGGCGCTTCCGCGTATCACGGTCGACGAACCTGCGATCTCGGTGACAATGGGTACCAATACCTCCCCGTTGTCGGGCCGCAATGGCGGTACGAAACTGACCGCCCGCATGCTGAAAGCGCGCCTCGACCAGGAGCTAATAGGCAACGTGTCGCTGCGTGTCCTCCCGACGGAGCGTCCCGACACGTGGGAGGTGCAGGGCCGGGGAGAACTCGCTCTCGCCATCCTCGTCGAAACGATGCGCCGCGAGGGGTACGAGATGACGGTCGGAAAGCCGCAGGTCGTCACGCGCGTTGTCGACGGCAAACTGCACGAGCCGTACGAGGCCCTGACCACTGACGCGCCCGAAGAGTATCTCGGTGCGATCACCCAGTTGATGGCCGCGCGCAAGGGTCGCATGGAGCACATGACCAACCACGGTCAAGGCTGGGTGCGAATGGAATTCATCGTGCCAGCACGTGGCCTTATCGGATTCCGTACCGCGTTCCTCACCGAAACGCGGGGTACGGGAATAGCGAACAGCCATTCATCTGGATACGCGCCGTGGGCGGGTGAAATCCGCAGCCGCCACACCGGTTCGCTCGTCTCAGACCGAGCGGGCGCCGTGACATCCTACGCGTTGCTTCAGCTACAGGACCGTGGCACCTTCTTCGTCGAGCCTGGCGACGCCTGCTATGAAGGCATGGTTATCGGCGAGAATCCACGCGCCGAAGATCTCGATGTGAACATCACCAAGGAAAAGAAGCTCACCAACATGCGTTCGTCGACTGGAGACGAACTCGAGCGTTTGCAGCGTGCCACGAGGCTTGACCTTGAGGGAGCCCTCGAGTTCTGTGCCGGTGACGAGTGTGTCGAAGTCGGACCTGATGTGGTCCGGGTGCGCAAGGTCGTCCTCGGTGGCACAGAACGCGCTCGTGAACGCTCTCGCGCGAAGGCCCGCGACAACGCCGTCACCTGA
- a CDS encoding ABC transporter ATP-binding protein, producing the protein MLVLDSVTVRYGAVAAVEDVSLTFPAQPSIMALLGPSGSGKSTILRAIAGLEPLANGRIEFDGADLSGLPVHRRNIGLVFQDGQLFPHRTVAGNIEYGLAIRRPGEKATMPREARRRRVHELLEMVGLEGYGGRRVDQLSGGEAQRVALARALAPRPRLLLLDEPLSALDKGLRDRLAADIRRVVAESSTPALVVTHDQAEAAFLADQIAVIIGGNIRQIAQPRSLWSGPADRDVAAFLGYTSLIPADVEHGVARCALGAVGVDAADGPAELALGSDSLVLARHGPISATVSSVVVLPDGLRLRVVIEGQGEFSAKGTLHDSVTPGDSVRLGLDGRRAGVVSDVRAGSHV; encoded by the coding sequence ATGCTAGTTCTTGACTCAGTGACGGTTCGCTACGGCGCCGTCGCCGCTGTCGAGGACGTGAGCCTGACGTTCCCGGCACAGCCGTCGATCATGGCACTGCTCGGTCCCTCAGGGTCTGGAAAGTCGACGATCCTGCGCGCCATCGCGGGACTCGAGCCGCTGGCAAATGGACGAATAGAATTCGATGGCGCCGATCTTTCAGGACTGCCAGTCCACCGCCGGAATATCGGCCTGGTTTTCCAGGACGGGCAGCTGTTCCCACACCGCACCGTGGCGGGCAACATCGAATACGGGCTGGCGATCCGCCGTCCTGGCGAGAAAGCCACGATGCCGCGAGAAGCTCGCCGCCGGAGGGTGCACGAGCTGCTGGAAATGGTGGGTCTCGAAGGCTACGGGGGGAGAAGAGTCGATCAGCTCTCCGGCGGCGAAGCACAGCGTGTCGCGCTGGCTCGCGCGCTTGCTCCGAGGCCGCGGCTTCTGCTCCTCGATGAGCCGTTGTCAGCGCTCGACAAGGGCCTGCGGGACCGCCTCGCCGCAGATATCCGGCGCGTGGTTGCGGAATCGTCGACTCCTGCGCTGGTGGTGACTCACGATCAAGCGGAGGCCGCTTTCCTCGCCGACCAGATCGCGGTGATCATCGGTGGGAATATCCGGCAGATCGCACAGCCGCGATCATTGTGGAGCGGCCCGGCGGACCGCGATGTCGCGGCTTTCCTCGGTTACACGAGCCTCATTCCGGCGGATGTGGAGCACGGCGTCGCACGCTGTGCACTCGGTGCGGTCGGCGTTGACGCCGCGGACGGCCCAGCGGAGCTCGCACTTGGGAGCGATTCGCTCGTCCTCGCACGGCACGGCCCGATCAGCGCCACGGTGAGTTCCGTGGTTGTCCTTCCCGATGGGCTGCGACTGCGCGTCGTGATCGAGGGGCAGGGCGAGTTCTCTGCAAAGGGGACGTTGCATGATTCCGTTACGCCTGGAGATTCGGTCAGGCTCGGTCTGGATGGCCGTCGTGCCGGTGTCGTATCCGACGTCCGTGCAGGCAGCCATGTCTGA
- a CDS encoding ABC transporter permease, which translates to MTASTKEQRRRRALPPALLIGAGPVIFLAVFFAWPVSAIVYRGLVDESGQFDPLGTVQLLGRASVWDIAAFTVGQAAASTVLTLAAGLPVAWLLARVAIPGRTLLRVVVTVPFVLPTVVVGIAFRALFSDGGLLGFTGLDGTVWAILLAHAFFNVAVVARTVGSVWAHLDPRTEQAARSLGASPARAFCTVTVPALAPAIVSAAAVVFLFCATSFGVVLVLGGTRYRTLETEIYLQTVQVFDLRMAAVLSLLQMLAIAGAIAVATLARRGRERALSLRPMDSTARTPRGRQWIGVGAVLALVASLLIVPPCALLVRSLRPRGEWSLEGYRLLAQTRDGVSGVDATLLSLRTATDAAILSLVVGVLAAIAIAQARGRFAWIADGAILIPLGISAVTVGFGFLITLGRLPGDLRSSAILIPIAQALVAIPLVVRIVLPAMRAVNARLREGAAVLGASPVRVWFTIDLPLVARSIAAAAGFAFVVTVGEFGATSFLARAGDPTLPVLIGRLIARPGAENASVALAGAVLLVAVTATVVTIIEIVRIRDVGEF; encoded by the coding sequence ATGACCGCAAGCACGAAGGAGCAGCGCCGGCGCCGTGCCTTGCCGCCGGCGCTGCTCATCGGCGCAGGGCCGGTCATTTTTCTGGCCGTCTTCTTTGCCTGGCCGGTTTCTGCGATCGTGTATCGCGGTCTTGTCGACGAAAGCGGGCAATTCGACCCGCTCGGTACGGTGCAACTGCTGGGCCGGGCCTCGGTCTGGGATATTGCCGCATTCACTGTGGGGCAGGCTGCTGCGTCGACGGTGCTGACGCTCGCTGCTGGTCTGCCAGTGGCGTGGCTGCTCGCACGGGTAGCCATCCCAGGGCGCACGCTCTTGCGAGTGGTCGTGACAGTGCCTTTCGTTCTGCCTACGGTTGTGGTTGGTATCGCGTTCCGCGCACTTTTCTCAGACGGCGGCCTCCTCGGTTTCACTGGCCTGGATGGCACGGTGTGGGCGATCTTGCTCGCCCACGCGTTTTTCAATGTGGCGGTCGTCGCCCGCACTGTTGGTTCGGTGTGGGCTCATCTGGATCCCCGTACAGAGCAGGCGGCACGCAGTCTCGGAGCATCGCCCGCTCGCGCGTTCTGCACGGTCACCGTCCCTGCTCTTGCACCGGCAATCGTGTCTGCGGCTGCGGTTGTGTTCCTCTTCTGCGCCACCAGTTTCGGTGTCGTTCTTGTGCTCGGCGGAACGCGGTACCGCACGCTGGAGACAGAAATCTACTTGCAAACGGTTCAAGTATTCGACTTGCGCATGGCGGCGGTGCTCTCACTGCTGCAGATGCTGGCGATTGCGGGTGCGATCGCGGTCGCGACGCTCGCGCGGCGCGGCCGGGAGCGCGCGCTGTCGCTGCGGCCAATGGACTCGACGGCGCGCACACCGCGAGGGCGTCAGTGGATCGGCGTGGGCGCGGTCCTCGCTCTGGTCGCGAGCCTGCTCATTGTTCCCCCCTGTGCGCTGCTCGTGCGGTCACTGCGCCCGCGCGGCGAATGGAGCCTCGAGGGCTACCGGTTGCTTGCCCAGACCCGAGACGGCGTGAGTGGTGTGGATGCAACACTGTTGTCACTGCGCACGGCGACGGACGCGGCGATCCTCTCCCTCGTCGTGGGAGTGCTAGCTGCGATTGCCATCGCGCAAGCGCGCGGACGTTTCGCGTGGATTGCGGATGGCGCCATTCTCATTCCCCTCGGCATCAGTGCCGTGACTGTGGGATTCGGTTTTCTGATCACCCTGGGGCGACTCCCCGGGGACCTGCGAAGCTCGGCCATCCTCATTCCGATCGCACAGGCGCTGGTAGCGATTCCCCTGGTAGTGCGTATTGTGCTGCCCGCAATGCGGGCGGTGAACGCCCGTCTGCGGGAGGGTGCGGCGGTGCTCGGCGCGTCCCCGGTGCGAGTGTGGTTCACCATCGATCTTCCACTCGTCGCGCGCTCCATCGCGGCAGCGGCCGGATTCGCGTTTGTTGTCACTGTCGGGGAATTCGGGGCAACATCGTTCTTAGCGCGCGCTGGTGATCCCACGCTCCCGGTTCTCATTGGGCGACTGATTGCCCGCCCCGGAGCCGAGAACGCGTCGGTCGCACTAGCGGGCGCAGTGCTGTTGGTGGCTGTGACGGCCACCGTCGTCACGATCATCGAGATCGTCCGGATTCGCGATGTGGGGGAGTTCTAA